In Kordiimonas sp. SCSIO 12610, the sequence GCACTGCTTTCATCCAGTTTAATATCACAGGCCGTGATTTCCATGAAAAATCACCTCGCATGCCAATCAACCAAGGCGAAATAATAATTGGGTAAGCCGAAAAATCAGCCAGAGAAGGCAATTTTAATCCACCCAGAAAAGGTCCGTCCTCGATATGCGCTTCCAATTCGTCCAATATTCTGGATCGCATAATTTCCATTGGTTCACTGCGATCCAGCGTGTTTACCATATCCACAATGAAAGGCGCGCGCTTAACCCCAACCGGCCACATCAAACGCCACTGAAGCGGAATAGCCGTTCCAAAATTCACAATCTTGGCAAGGCGCCATCCATTTAAAATGGAATTAAAACTATTGGTCCAATCAACAGCTTCGCGGAAGCGAGCAGGTATCATGACATCACTGATCCATCGATCAATTGTCCAAATGGTTTGTTTTTCGGCTTCAGAATTACCTAACAATGGCTTTTCAGGATACCTTTCATCAAGCCATGCACCCAGGTCAGAAGAGTTTTTCCTCCATTCATCATTGATTTCCAGAACAGGAACCTGAGTTTGCCCAGTGAATTTAATCGCCTCGTTTGTTCTGGGCCGAACATGAACATAGGTGTATGGTAAACCTTTATACTTTAAGTATGCCGACACTTTCATAACAAAAGGGCTGGTCGCATAGCCATACAGTTTAATTCTATCCTGACACCCAGTTTCAGTATTATCAGACATCGCCCACCACCAGTTTATGAAAAAGAAAGACCCTAGATTGCACAACTGACATAAACAAGTTTCCAGAACCAGCGCACGGAATTGTGAAGTGGGAAAAGTAGCACGATAAAGGCTTTTGAAATACACCATTGCCTCACAGATGGCTTCATCCGTAACGTAAACATTAAACCTTTTGGATGGTTGGGTGCAAATTATGAAAAACAGTCTATATCTTTTAATTGTTCTGATAGCGGGACTAATCAGTGCAGCAACACCGTTGAGTGCACAAGACCTGACTTTCCATCAAACACCTGCACAAAAAGCCAACAATGCTCCATACTCTGAAGCTGTAACCGTAGGAAACATGATCTTTTTCGCGGGTCAAGTTCCCCGTGCCGAAGCTGGCGAGGAATTACCTTCAGATATTCAGGGACAGGCTCATCTGGTCATGAAGCAAATAGCGGCACTCGCAGAAAAATACGGATCCTCTATGGACCGTGTTGCAAAATGTACCGTTTTTCTAACCGACATACGGGAATGGGCTTCTTTTAATGAAGTCTATGTTCAATATTTCAAACCCGAGCATCGCCCTGCCCGCAGTGCTTTCGAAGTCGGCGGTTTAGGCCTTGGTTACAAGCTTGAGGTTGAATGCATCGCCGTTAAAAATTAGTGCACACTTCCCTTTATGAAACTGACTTAAAGGACGCATTTCGCGTCCTTTTTATCTGAACTATGACTTAGGTCGCATATTCATTTGCTAGAGCCTGCGCCGACACATAATCCGTTTTACCAGTTCCAAGGACCGGAACCTCATCAACAGACTTGACGTATTTGGGTATCATTAACTCGGATAATCCTTCTCTCTGCAAATATGACCTTAATTCATCTTTGCTCGCGTCTTTGACAGTCGTTAGCAACACAAGTTGCTCACCTTTCTTTGCATCAGGAACAGAGAGAACAGCATGCATATTATCAGGCCAAAGCGTAGACACCGCCAGCTCAACTGCGGTTAGGGAAACCATCTCGCCTGCTATTTTCGCGAAACGTTTCGCCCGACCCGCGATCTTTACAAAACCATCATCATCCAGCTCTACAATATCGCCTGTGTCGTACCAGCCACCAGCAGGTTCTTCCAAAACACCTGGTTTCTCATGCCTAAAGTACCCCTTCATGACATTGGGACCGGATACAATCAATTTACCTCCGGCATCGATACCGGGTACTGGTTCCAGTTTATGATCTATGCCGGGTAACAATTTACCAACAGTACCGGGCCTTACGTGCATTGGCGTATTAACCGCAAGCACCGGTGCTGTTTCGGTCGCGCCGTATCCCTCAAATATGCGAACACCAAACTTGTTTGCATATGTGTTTCTGGTTTCCGGTTTTAGTTTCTCGGCGCCAGCGAAAATATAACGCATAGAGTAAAAATCATACGAATGTGCAAACCTTGCATATCCGGACAGGAATGTATCCGTTCCAAACATAATGGTTGCATTCGTATCATAAATAAGTTCCGGCACAATTCGGTAATGCAAGGGTGAAGGATACAAAAATGTCTTAAGGCCCGACAATAGCGGTAACAACAATCCGCCCGTTAACCCAAAAGAATGGAAAATCGGTAAGGCATTAAACACCGTATCCGCAGGTGAAAAGTCCACACGAGCGCTGATCTGCAATCTATTCGCCTGAATATTTTTATGCGAGAGAACAACACCTTTGGGCATTCCCTCAGAACCAGATGTAAATAATATCACCGACGGGTCGTTTGCCTGTGCCTTTGCACTGAGGTGTCGGTGCCAGATCGTAGGCATAAAAGCCATTAACATGCCTTTCAGCTTTGACACCAGCCCAATTTTTTCTCTTATATCCTCAAGATAGATAACCTGATGATCTTCTGCCAAGGCTTCTGTGATATGCCCAAGTTCCCCCAGTTCGATGAACCTTCTAGAGGTTAAAACTGTTTTGACCTTCGCCGCAGTACAAGCAGCCTTAATATTTTTTATTCCTGTTGAATAATTCAGCATCGCAGGCACACGGCCATAAACCTGCAACCCCATAAAGGTTACAACAGCACCAACCGAGTTCGGCAGCAAAAGGCCAACATTTTCACCTGCGCTTGCATATTTTTTCACTTTGCCGCCAAGAACAAATGATCCCATGATCAATCTTGAATATGTGATGGGGCTACGCTCAATATCCTCAAGGACTACTTGCTTTCGGCCATGCATTTTTTTGGCTTCCAGAACACTTTCGAACAAAGTTTGCTCAATATTGCTCGTTTGAAACATCAAGTCTGACATTAATTCATAAAGTGCTTCCCCGAGCCATGCACGGCGGGCACGCGCCGACAAGCCTTCTGGTGCCTCAAAACGAACCGCTTCCTCAATTGACAGGGTAATCTTGGGAAAAAGCCTCAGTTTCAATAGCCCTTTCAAGCGCGAAAATGGACTAAATTGCGCGCCATCAATACGAATAGGTAGAATAGGTGCGTTCGAAAGGTTTGCGATCATTCCCGGTCCTTCATAGACCTTCATCAAGGCACCCGTTACAGTAAGACGTCCCTCGGGGAAGATAACGATCCGCCGTCCTTTTTTAACTTCCTTAACCAGTGATTTGGTAGACATGGGGTTGGTTGGATCAATAGTTAGCAAATCAAAAAGCGCAAACGCAGGCTTTACCCACCAGCGGTTTGCAATGTGCGTATTAATCGCAAACGTAAGCTGATGCGGTAAGAACGCGCTGATCAATAGGCCATCCAAAAAGGAGGTATGATTTGCAATGATCACTGCCTTATTAGAGACCTTATGGTAGTTCTCGATCCCTTTCACCTCGACGCGGTAAAACAATTTAAGCACTGTTCTAACAATGGATTGAACCAAATCCTGAGGCAGTAGCCTAACGATATAGATAGCAGCCCCAATGGAAAGCAGGGAAATAACCAAAAAGATCCCATGGATGGTAAAGTCAAATGCCAGCAACGCAGTTGATAATATTGCGGAACCAACCATGAAAACAGCATTCATAACATTATTGGCGGCAATCACTCGTGCTCTGAGGTGTTTTGGACTACGGGATTGAAGAATAGTATACAAAGGAACAATATAGATACCACCTGCAATCGATATCCCAAGTATATCAAGCAATATCCTCCAACTACCGTCTGCAGTTAAAAAAGCAAAGAGATCAAACTTGGAGCCTGTAACATTTTCAAACCCAACACTGGCAAAATACAAGTCTACACCAAAAGCCGCCATGAAAATTGCTGCCACAGGTACAAAGCGAGCTGTAATGGCACCGTTTAACAATCGGTTACACAGCATTGACCCAAGGCCAATACCTAATGAAAAAGTAGCAAGCAAAAGCGTGAATACCTTCGCGTCAGCATTTAAGACCAAATCAACATAATTGGGAAACTGAGCGAGATATGTAGCCCCAAAGAACCAAAACCAACTGATCCCCATAATGGCCAGATGTAAAACTTCGCGCTTGTGGACCTCCCGGATCAGCGAGAATGTTTCACTGAGAAAATTCTTGTTCACCTTCAGATCGGGGGCTTTTGGTTCAGCAACTGGTATGTTTCTAGAGGTTAAAAACCCAGCAACTGCAAAAACTACAATCAGGATAGAAACAATCAAAAGCCCCGCATCAGGTAATAACCCACCAAGAATAGTACCGATCAATATGGCTAAGAAAGTTCCAGACTCAACAAGTGCATTACCGCCAATTAATTCATTTTCATTCAAATGGTCAGGAATAATCGCATACTTCAAAGGTCCAAAAAATGTGGACTGCGTCCCCATCAAAAACAGAACAACCATCAACAAAGGAATACTTTTGATAAAAAACCCAAATGCTCCAATGGCCATAATGCCAATTTCAAACAGCTTTACATACCGGATCAGTTTCGATTTCTCGAGCTTATCCGCTAACTGCCCTGCAATTGCTGAAAAGAGAAAGAAAGGGAGAATAAAAAGGCCTGGTGCAAGTGTAACAAGAAAAGTAGCCGTCTCCTCACTGACCAAAAACTCACGTGCTATAATCCCGTCAGAAGATACGATACCAAATGTAATGATGGCTACGAGTGCCGTTTTGAAAACATTATCGTTGAAAGCCCCCAAAAACTGCGTTGCAAATAATGGCCAAAATCGTTTGGTTTTAAAAAGATCAAACTGAGGTTTCGACATAAATGCGCCCTTCAAATTTATTTTCTATCATCATATTGGCTTGAACTGGAGTATGTAAACCCTTGTAATGGTTTTAAAATACACTAATGAAGGGACTTAACTGCACGCGCAATTGTGAAAATCTGCGCTTTGCCCATTGCACAGTAAGCTTCTATACTCTCAGTATTTTTAATCATTGGATACGTATCATTTTATGGAATCGCTATATTATTCAATTTCGTATGCTTGCCACAGAAAATGCAAACATTGCTACGACGATCGCTTTCGCCCGTATGTGAGAGACGCGTTGGAAAATGTTGTTCTTGAGGGTGAACAAGCGCATGAAAAAATAATCCGCAACCTCCCAGATACCATGACATATCTTGACCTCCAGAGCACGATTGAGGGCGGTGGTTTTGAGAAAAAACAAGGCCGAATTGTCCTTTCAGGCGGCGAGGTTTTAGTGGACCCTGTTCGTACCCGAATATTGTACCCTGTACTTGAGAAGCTAACGGCTAAATATGAAAATAATGGCGGCATCAGGATCATTGTTCAAACAACGGGCGATCTGGTTACAGAGGAAATTCTTGATGACCTTCTGTCCCGTGGTGTCTGGATGATTTCTATATCAGGGATGGATGATTATCATGTGGGCATGCAAGGCGATAAAAAAAATGACCTGATCGAAAAGCTGGAAACCATGTTTCACGCGAGGAACATGAAACCATCCGGGCACGCCGCCCCCGTTAAAGACTGGTCAGAAGAAGAGGGCCCTGTCTATCATTTCTTCGGTGCAGAAGACGACGAATGGATCGGCAAATTATGGCCGCGTGGTCGGGCTTGGGAAAATGGCTTATCAAGGGCTACAATCAAGGATAATTTCTGCAACAATTGGTCTGGCGGCAAAGGATTTCTCAATCATGGTTATTCAGGATCAGAGGTTTCGATTGAACCCGGCGGGGACATTTACCCATGCTGCCTGAAAACCAAAGCGCCCTATGGCAACCTAACCGAGGAAAAACTAACGGATATTCTGGATGATCTCTCAGGTCATCCCGTTTTTGAAGCCATAAA encodes:
- a CDS encoding glutathione S-transferase family protein, producing the protein MSDNTETGCQDRIKLYGYATSPFVMKVSAYLKYKGLPYTYVHVRPRTNEAIKFTGQTQVPVLEINDEWRKNSSDLGAWLDERYPEKPLLGNSEAEKQTIWTIDRWISDVMIPARFREAVDWTNSFNSILNGWRLAKIVNFGTAIPLQWRLMWPVGVKRAPFIVDMVNTLDRSEPMEIMRSRILDELEAHIEDGPFLGGLKLPSLADFSAYPIIISPWLIGMRGDFSWKSRPVILNWMKAVQSHLPDNPLPVDERFLVREMPF
- a CDS encoding acyl-[ACP]--phospholipid O-acyltransferase; the protein is MSKPQFDLFKTKRFWPLFATQFLGAFNDNVFKTALVAIITFGIVSSDGIIAREFLVSEETATFLVTLAPGLFILPFFLFSAIAGQLADKLEKSKLIRYVKLFEIGIMAIGAFGFFIKSIPLLMVVLFLMGTQSTFFGPLKYAIIPDHLNENELIGGNALVESGTFLAILIGTILGGLLPDAGLLIVSILIVVFAVAGFLTSRNIPVAEPKAPDLKVNKNFLSETFSLIREVHKREVLHLAIMGISWFWFFGATYLAQFPNYVDLVLNADAKVFTLLLATFSLGIGLGSMLCNRLLNGAITARFVPVAAIFMAAFGVDLYFASVGFENVTGSKFDLFAFLTADGSWRILLDILGISIAGGIYIVPLYTILQSRSPKHLRARVIAANNVMNAVFMVGSAILSTALLAFDFTIHGIFLVISLLSIGAAIYIVRLLPQDLVQSIVRTVLKLFYRVEVKGIENYHKVSNKAVIIANHTSFLDGLLISAFLPHQLTFAINTHIANRWWVKPAFALFDLLTIDPTNPMSTKSLVKEVKKGRRIVIFPEGRLTVTGALMKVYEGPGMIANLSNAPILPIRIDGAQFSPFSRLKGLLKLRLFPKITLSIEEAVRFEAPEGLSARARRAWLGEALYELMSDLMFQTSNIEQTLFESVLEAKKMHGRKQVVLEDIERSPITYSRLIMGSFVLGGKVKKYASAGENVGLLLPNSVGAVVTFMGLQVYGRVPAMLNYSTGIKNIKAACTAAKVKTVLTSRRFIELGELGHITEALAEDHQVIYLEDIREKIGLVSKLKGMLMAFMPTIWHRHLSAKAQANDPSVILFTSGSEGMPKGVVLSHKNIQANRLQISARVDFSPADTVFNALPIFHSFGLTGGLLLPLLSGLKTFLYPSPLHYRIVPELIYDTNATIMFGTDTFLSGYARFAHSYDFYSMRYIFAGAEKLKPETRNTYANKFGVRIFEGYGATETAPVLAVNTPMHVRPGTVGKLLPGIDHKLEPVPGIDAGGKLIVSGPNVMKGYFRHEKPGVLEEPAGGWYDTGDIVELDDDGFVKIAGRAKRFAKIAGEMVSLTAVELAVSTLWPDNMHAVLSVPDAKKGEQLVLLTTVKDASKDELRSYLQREGLSELMIPKYVKSVDEVPVLGTGKTDYVSAQALANEYAT
- a CDS encoding radical SAM/SPASM domain-containing protein → MESLYYSISYACHRKCKHCYDDRFRPYVRDALENVVLEGEQAHEKIIRNLPDTMTYLDLQSTIEGGGFEKKQGRIVLSGGEVLVDPVRTRILYPVLEKLTAKYENNGGIRIIVQTTGDLVTEEILDDLLSRGVWMISISGMDDYHVGMQGDKKNDLIEKLETMFHARNMKPSGHAAPVKDWSEEEGPVYHFFGAEDDEWIGKLWPRGRAWENGLSRATIKDNFCNNWSGGKGFLNHGYSGSEVSIEPGGDIYPCCLKTKAPYGNLTEEKLTDILDDLSGHPVFEAINAGNPVRMGKSEGWSMERFLEASNTETPQGKPYANLCIGCDKFHAEILKPIIEERRKNRLAKNQ
- a CDS encoding RidA family protein — its product is MKNSLYLLIVLIAGLISAATPLSAQDLTFHQTPAQKANNAPYSEAVTVGNMIFFAGQVPRAEAGEELPSDIQGQAHLVMKQIAALAEKYGSSMDRVAKCTVFLTDIREWASFNEVYVQYFKPEHRPARSAFEVGGLGLGYKLEVECIAVKN